The genomic stretch AACTGGTTAGCTTGCTCCCGGGCCTCGCGGGCGCGGTTCTTTACATAGTCGCGGCCTTCCTCGGCACGGCGGAGGAGATCTTCGCGTGTTTCACGTCCGGCCTTGGGCGCGTAGAGCATACCGATCGCGGCGCCAATTCCGAGCCCAGCAAGAAACCAACCGAATCCACTGCCATTATGTTCCGACATAAAAATCCTCCTAAGCCAAGTGTGGCGATGTTAACAAACAAAATTACCCGTTGCTAGTGCGCAGGCGACCGTGAACTATGGGTTAATGGAAATACGGCATAAATGGCGGGTTTCTTGTGATACAGGAAGGTTGAGTGGTGAGCCAGGAAGGA from Terriglobales bacterium encodes the following:
- a CDS encoding YtxH domain-containing protein yields the protein MSEHNGSGFGWFLAGLGIGAAIGMLYAPKAGRETREDLLRRAEEGRDYVKNRAREAREQANQFVEKGKHAIETQKDQFRSAVEAGRQAYKDATAREAGKSTT